In Magnetococcales bacterium, a single window of DNA contains:
- the bioD gene encoding dethiobiotin synthase, with amino-acid sequence MPTISGIFVTGTDTGVGKTVAAAWLLRRLQGFYWKPIQAGLTGETDTMAVQRLSGLPDRHFFPSRHALSLPRSPHLAAARENLTIHLADFQLPPPAPLVVEGAGGILVPLNATTLMVDLMVHLKLPVVVVARTTLGTINHTLMTLEGLRQRGLTVAGVILNGIPDVDNREAIAHHGEVDILAEIPHLETLTGAELDQATKVWPAAAPWPPMRCRVVNNDKSRR; translated from the coding sequence ATGCCAACAATTTCAGGAATTTTTGTTACAGGAACAGACACAGGAGTCGGCAAGACGGTCGCGGCGGCTTGGCTGCTCCGTCGCCTGCAGGGATTTTACTGGAAGCCCATCCAGGCCGGCTTGACGGGTGAAACCGATACCATGGCCGTGCAACGCCTCTCCGGATTGCCGGACCGGCACTTTTTCCCCTCGCGCCATGCCCTCTCCCTGCCCCGCTCCCCGCACCTGGCCGCCGCCCGGGAAAACCTGACCATCCACCTGGCCGATTTTCAACTCCCCCCCCCTGCCCCCCTGGTGGTGGAAGGAGCAGGAGGAATCCTGGTGCCTTTGAACGCAACCACCCTGATGGTGGATCTCATGGTGCATCTGAAACTGCCCGTGGTGGTGGTCGCCCGGACAACCCTCGGCACCATCAACCACACGCTCATGACCCTGGAAGGTTTGCGGCAAAGAGGCTTGACAGTGGCCGGGGTGATCCTGAATGGTATACCGGATGTGGACAACCGTGAGGCCATCGCTCACCATGGCGAGGTGGACATTCTGGCGGAAATTCCCCATCTTGAGACCCTGACAGGGGCCGAACTGGATCAGGCCACCAAGGTCTGGCCAGCCGCCGCCCCCTGGCCCCCGATGCGCTGCCGGGTGGTGAATAATGACAAATCCAGGAGATGA
- the dnaQ gene encoding DNA polymerase III subunit epsilon, translating into MARLIVLDTETTGFSPEEGHRILEIGCVELIDMRLRETRQWYLDPERDIPAEVIRIHGITAEMVAGKPKFPEIAREFLDFIQNDTLIIHNAAFDLKFLNAELNRSGLEPLQAERAIDTVRLARQRLGGKGSFNLDALCQRLGVDNSKREQHGALLDAQILARVYIELEGGNQFCLPLTQDDPAEKKAAPEAMPSPVMRPPRIWSVPPGDAGEHEAFLDFLQKESGQCLWRKLEHNPGRKNNPPA; encoded by the coding sequence ATGGCAAGACTGATCGTCCTGGACACGGAAACCACAGGATTTTCACCGGAAGAAGGACACCGCATCCTGGAGATCGGCTGCGTGGAACTCATCGACATGCGCCTCAGAGAGACACGCCAATGGTATCTCGATCCCGAACGGGACATTCCAGCCGAGGTCATCCGCATCCATGGCATCACGGCGGAGATGGTGGCTGGGAAGCCAAAATTTCCGGAAATTGCCCGGGAATTTCTCGATTTCATCCAAAATGACACCCTGATCATTCACAATGCCGCCTTCGATTTAAAATTTTTGAATGCTGAGCTGAACCGGTCGGGGCTTGAACCACTCCAAGCGGAGCGGGCCATTGACACGGTGCGTCTGGCCCGGCAACGCCTGGGAGGCAAAGGATCGTTCAACCTGGACGCCCTGTGCCAACGGTTGGGTGTGGACAACAGCAAGCGGGAACAACACGGCGCCCTGCTCGATGCCCAAATTCTGGCCAGGGTTTATATCGAGTTGGAAGGAGGCAACCAGTTTTGCCTCCCCTTGACGCAGGACGATCCGGCGGAAAAAAAGGCCGCGCCCGAGGCCATGCCGTCACCCGTCATGCGACCGCCGCGAATCTGGTCGGTTCCACCGGGAGATGCCGGAGAGCATGAGGCGTTCCTCGATTTTTTGCAGAAAGAGAGTGGCCAATGCCTGTGGCGAAAGCTGGAACACAATCCTGGCAGGAAAAACAACCCGCCCGCCTGA